Part of the Gemmatimonadota bacterium genome, GGCACGCGTCCCACGATCTCGAGGCCATAGCCGTCGAGCGCCACCATCTTCCGGGGATTGTTCGTCATGATCCGCAACGTCGTGAGGCCCAGGTCGCGGAGGATCTGTGCCCCGATGCCGAAGTCCCGCTGGTCGGGCTTGAAGCCGAGGCGCTCGTTGGCCTGGACGGTGTCGTCGCCCTCGTCCTGCAGTGCGTAGGCGCGGATCTTGTTCAGCAACCCGATCCCCCGCCCTTCCTGATCGAGGTAGACGATCACTCCCGCTCCCTCGGCCACGATCTTCGCCATGGCGCGGTGCAGCTGCACGCCGCAGTCGCAGCGCAACGAATGGAAGACATCACCGGTGAGACACTTGGAGTGCATCCGCACCAGGACGTTTTCCTTCCCCTCGACGTCGCCGTGCACCAGCGCGACGTGCTCGGCATCGTCCACGGCATTGCGGTAGCCGATCACACGCCACTCGCCCGACTCGGTCGGCAGCCGCGCCTCGGCGAGCCGCTCGACGAGTTGCTCGGTGCGCAGGCGGTACGCCACCAGTTCGGCCACGGAAACCAGCGTGAGGCCATGCGTGTCGCAGAGCTCGCGCAACTGCGGCAGCCGCGACATCGTGCCGTCGTCGCTGAGGATCTCGCAATG contains:
- the ribA gene encoding GTP cyclohydrolase II; translation: HCEILSDDGTMSRLPQLRELCDTHGLTLVSVAELVAYRLRTEQLVERLAEARLPTESGEWRVIGYRNAVDDAEHVALVHGDVEGKENVLVRMHSKCLTGDVFHSLRCDCGVQLHRAMAKIVAEGAGVIVYLDQEGRGIGLLNKIRAYALQDEGDDTVQANERLGFKPDQRDFGIGAQILRDLGLTTLRIMTNNPRKMVALDGYGLEIVGRVPLVADTTDENRAYLETKRDKLGHFLGES